The segment CATGGGCGGTGCGGTGCCGTCGGTGGAAGAACTCGCGAACGTCGCGCGCAAATACTTGAAGTAGGAGACCCATCATGGCAACCAATATCCTCAAAAAGCCCGCGGCGTTTTACGATCACTTTGACCGCTGGCGTGAAACCCAGAACCAGACCACGCACTACTGCCCCGGCTGCAGTCACGGCAACGCCCACAAGCTGATTGCCGAGGCCGTCGATGAACTCGGCCTCGCCGACCGTGGCGTGTTCGTCTCCCCCGTCGGCTGCTCGGTGTTCGCCTATTATTACTTCGCCATGGGCAACATCCAAGCGGCTCACGGCCGCGCTCCGGCAGTAGCCACGGGCGTCAAGCGTTCCCATCCGAATTCCATCGTCATGACCTATCAGGGTGACGGTGACCTGGCCTCCATCGGCGGTCTGGAAATTCTCCACGCGGCCAACCGTGGCGAGAATATGACCGTGTTCTTCATCAACAACGGCATCTACGGCATGACCGGCGGCCAGATGGCGGCCACCAGCCTGCTGGGCATGAAGACCACCACCAGCCCCTATGGCCGTAATGCCGAGACCGAAGGCTACCCGCTGAAGGTCTGCGAACTGCTGGCCACCCTCGAAGCTCCCGTGTTCATTCAGCGCTGCCACCTCGGCGACGCCAAAGGCATCATGGCCGCCCGCAAGGCCGTTAAGAAGGCCATCCAGAATCAGGCGGAAGGCAAGGGCTTCTCCTTTGTCGAACTGCTCGCCGCCTGCCCCTCCGGCTGGAAGATGGAGCCGGTAGCCGCCGACCGCTATATCATCGAGAAGATGGTCCCCATCTTCCCCGTGCAGGTCTTCAAGGATGAATCCGCCACGCGTGTCGGTCACATCCACGAACCGAAGCAGGTGAACGGTGACGAAGAGCTGTTCGAAGCTCTGGACCTCGGCAAGTTCGGCGAGACCCACCCTTACAATGAAGCCTACATTAAGGCGTTCAAGACCACGCATCTGAAGTTCGCCGGCTTCGGCGGTCAGGGCGTGCTGACGGCGGGCATCATTCTCGCCGCGGCCGGTATGCAGGAGAATCTCGAAGTCTCCTGGATTCCGTCCTACGGTCCGGAAATGCGCGGCGGCAGTGCCAATGCGTCCGTCGTCCTCTCCAAGGATCCTGTCGGCTCCCCGCTGGTCGTGGATCCGGACATTCTCGTCGCCATGAACGATCCGTCTCTCGATACGTTCGAAGAGACCGTGAAGCCCGGCGGCCTGATTGTGGTGAACTCCTCGATCATCGCCCGCAAGCTGCATCGCACCGACGTCGATGTGCTCTACATCCCGCTGACGGACATCGCGTCCGAGCAGGGTATCCAGCAGGCGGCCAACGTGGTGCTACTGGGTGCGCTCATGGAGTACACCAAGCTTGTT is part of the bacterium genome and harbors:
- a CDS encoding 2-oxoacid:acceptor oxidoreductase family protein, coding for MATNILKKPAAFYDHFDRWRETQNQTTHYCPGCSHGNAHKLIAEAVDELGLADRGVFVSPVGCSVFAYYYFAMGNIQAAHGRAPAVATGVKRSHPNSIVMTYQGDGDLASIGGLEILHAANRGENMTVFFINNGIYGMTGGQMAATSLLGMKTTTSPYGRNAETEGYPLKVCELLATLEAPVFIQRCHLGDAKGIMAARKAVKKAIQNQAEGKGFSFVELLAACPSGWKMEPVAADRYIIEKMVPIFPVQVFKDESATRVGHIHEPKQVNGDEELFEALDLGKFGETHPYNEAYIKAFKTTHLKFAGFGGQGVLTAGIILAAAGMQENLEVSWIPSYGPEMRGGSANASVVLSKDPVGSPLVVDPDILVAMNDPSLDTFEETVKPGGLIVVNSSIIARKLHRTDVDVLYIPLTDIASEQGIQQAANVVLLGALMEYTKLVPIETIKEIIPLGLKRKALIEQNLKIVDAGVEWVRKNVPGKKPAAKPAMAEK